From a single Pseudalkalibacillus hwajinpoensis genomic region:
- the fabZ gene encoding 3-hydroxyacyl-ACP dehydratase FabZ — MLNSEEIKSIIPHRYPFLLVDRILEVEEEVRAVGIKNVTANEEFFNGHFPDYPVMPGVLIVEALAQVGAVAMLKKEENQGKLAFFTGIDKCRFKKQVKPGDQLRLEVEIIRIKGPIGKGKATATVDGEIAAEAEIMFALK, encoded by the coding sequence ATGTTAAATAGTGAAGAAATTAAATCAATTATCCCGCATCGCTACCCTTTTTTACTAGTAGATCGTATTTTAGAAGTGGAAGAAGAAGTCAGAGCGGTCGGTATAAAGAACGTTACAGCAAACGAAGAATTCTTTAATGGTCATTTTCCTGATTATCCGGTAATGCCGGGTGTCCTCATCGTGGAAGCTCTTGCACAAGTAGGGGCTGTCGCAATGTTGAAGAAAGAAGAAAATCAAGGAAAGCTCGCCTTCTTTACCGGAATCGACAAGTGCCGATTCAAAAAACAGGTGAAGCCAGGAGACCAGCTTCGCCTTGAAGTCGAAATTATTCGAATCAAAGGACCAATCGGCAAAGGAAAAGCAACAGCCACAGTCGACGGAGAAATAGCAGCAGAAGCAGAAATTATGTTTGCGCTAAAGTAA
- a CDS encoding DNA-directed RNA polymerase subunit beta: MANNHEKVNQTSERSEFSNEEAKQTNNKVEEVERRPRNRFIPIWLRLLLVVLLLVASLVAGAMIGYGVIGDGSPGDVFKKETWVKITDIVKKEKK, encoded by the coding sequence ATGGCGAACAACCATGAAAAGGTGAACCAGACCTCTGAACGGAGCGAATTTAGTAATGAAGAGGCCAAACAAACGAATAATAAAGTGGAAGAAGTAGAGCGCAGACCAAGAAATCGGTTCATCCCGATCTGGTTGCGCCTACTTCTCGTGGTTCTCTTGCTCGTTGCTTCACTTGTAGCAGGAGCGATGATCGGCTACGGTGTGATTGGTGATGGAAGCCCAGGCGATGTGTTTAAGAAAGAAACCTGGGTAAAAATAACCGATATCGTGAAGAAAGAAAAGAAATAA